Proteins encoded in a region of the Candidatus Beckwithbacteria bacterium genome:
- a CDS encoding M23 family metallopeptidase, translating into MERLSVFKRLRTNAVLVWWWDLKNFWQFLVKYFIKRGTQFLEQFESTKDVVVDGLVSKRGRYTRPFLHTGMTGLFLVGLLLAPIVTQAVGEDSGDGQGGAVLGVTGDMMEMSTSVSVKPRDNVVTYIVETGDTVSSIAKKFDVSIDTIRWQNNLKSIDEIKPGDKLEIPPVTGVVHKVKRGETIYSIAKKYDVVAQQIINWPFNSYANDETFELAAGQILVVPDGVMPAEVLWDPTRYVAQKTPNAGAVSALGQFIWPTSGSITQRYVWYHKGIDIANGIGTNVLAADSGRVIVAGWPDNAGYGNRIIIDHGNGFQTLYGHLSAFTVTAGQTVNRGDLIGKMGSTGRSSGPHAHFEIRQGGNLLNPLDYLK; encoded by the coding sequence ATGGAAAGATTGTCGGTTTTCAAGCGGTTAAGAACAAACGCGGTTTTAGTCTGGTGGTGGGACCTGAAAAATTTTTGGCAGTTTTTAGTTAAATACTTTATTAAAAGAGGGACACAATTTTTAGAGCAGTTTGAATCAACTAAAGATGTGGTGGTGGATGGGTTAGTCAGCAAGCGCGGCCGTTATACCCGGCCGTTTTTACACACCGGGATGACCGGCTTGTTTTTAGTGGGTTTGTTGCTGGCGCCAATTGTGACTCAGGCGGTGGGTGAAGATTCCGGAGACGGGCAGGGTGGGGCGGTGTTGGGGGTAACCGGAGACATGATGGAGATGAGTACGAGTGTTTCGGTGAAGCCGCGGGACAACGTGGTGACGTATATTGTGGAAACTGGAGATACAGTGTCGTCGATTGCCAAAAAATTTGATGTGTCCATTGATACCATCCGCTGGCAGAATAATTTAAAAAGCATTGACGAAATTAAACCGGGAGACAAGTTAGAAATACCGCCGGTGACCGGGGTGGTCCATAAGGTTAAACGGGGGGAAACAATTTATTCGATAGCCAAGAAATATGACGTGGTAGCCCAACAGATTATCAACTGGCCGTTTAACTCTTATGCGAACGATGAGACATTTGAACTGGCCGCCGGCCAGATTTTAGTGGTGCCTGACGGAGTGATGCCGGCAGAAGTTTTGTGGGATCCGACGCGGTATGTGGCCCAAAAAACTCCGAATGCCGGTGCAGTTTCAGCCCTGGGGCAGTTTATTTGGCCGACTTCGGGCAGTATTACTCAGCGATATGTTTGGTACCACAAAGGGATAGACATTGCTAACGGGATCGGAACAAATGTTTTGGCAGCGGATAGCGGCCGGGTGATTGTGGCCGGTTGGCCGGATAACGCCGGCTACGGGAATCGGATAATAATTGACCACGGCAATGGTTTTCAGACCTTGTATGGCCATTTGTCGGCATTTACGGTGACGGCCGGGCAGACGGTGAACAGGGGAGATCTTATCGGCAAGATGGGTTCAACCGGCCGGTCCAGCGGGCCGCACGCTCACTTTGAAATCCGGCAGGGCGGTAATTTGTTAAACCCACTCGATTACCTCAAATAA
- a CDS encoding DUF86 domain-containing protein, with the protein MVKDNKVYLKQTLEAIAKVRQYLVKVSLGEFLKNEIIQDATIRKLEIIGEAVNRLPDNDLFKNAIKMRNKLIHNYDEINLEVVWNTVKKDLPVMEKQVKEILKKLGK; encoded by the coding sequence ATGGTTAAAGATAATAAAGTTTATTTAAAACAGACTTTAGAAGCAATTGCTAAAGTCCGGCAATATTTGGTAAAAGTGAGTTTGGGAGAATTTTTAAAAAATGAAATTATTCAGGATGCGACGATCAGAAAATTAGAGATAATCGGGGAGGCGGTTAACCGTTTGCCGGATAATGATTTGTTTAAAAACGCTATTAAAATGCGAAATAAATTAATTCATAATTATGATGAAATCAATTTGGAAGTGGTGTGGAATACAGTTAAAAAAGATTTGCCGGTGATGGAAAAACAAGTGAAGGAAATTTTGAAAAAACTGGGGAAATAG
- a CDS encoding nucleotidyltransferase domain-containing protein, with protein MSTINISLPDKLKADADRQIEAGYYVSFSDLVRTALRQLLPGNKLLQKAVINKEKLADFCRKNGIKSLKLFGSLARGEARPDSDADLLVEFDKDKIPGLFGLLEMESELTQEFRRPVELITKLNKHVKPYAKKDMINLYG; from the coding sequence ATGAGTACGATTAATATTTCTTTACCGGATAAATTAAAAGCAGATGCGGATCGGCAAATTGAAGCCGGTTATTATGTTTCTTTCAGCGATTTGGTAAGAACCGCTCTCAGGCAATTGTTGCCAGGAAATAAATTGTTACAAAAAGCGGTGATTAATAAAGAAAAGTTGGCGGATTTTTGCCGGAAAAACGGGATAAAATCGTTAAAATTATTCGGTTCATTAGCCCGGGGAGAAGCTCGTCCGGACAGCGATGCGGATTTGTTAGTAGAGTTTGATAAAGATAAAATTCCCGGTTTATTCGGCTTGTTGGAGATGGAAAGCGAGTTGACCCAAGAGTTTCGTCGGCCGGTGGAATTAATTACAAAATTAAATAAACACGTTAAGCCGTATGCAAAAAAAGACATGATTAATTTGTATGGTTAA
- the rho gene encoding transcription termination factor Rho has protein sequence MVVKKNQPKVDRPLAEVDKGVSVDDLVGGVAPVAPVAPVVPAAAPVVQSAPVVQAYRPVMTNRPAYRKPYMNRRPMARPYRPQGNNSNFNGYVDNRVIPDADLPTEEVSGMLEMFPEGHGLLRPDFSPSTRDIYISSTQIKRFNLRPGDVITGPARQPKDNERYWGLLKVEKVNGRVFEEGLKRPVFDRLTPIFPDERLNLEYDKKKITARVIDLVAPIGKGQRGLIVSPPKAGKTTVLKDIAEGIAANHPKVVLMAVLVGERPEEVTDIRRHVKGEVAASNFDEAAQRQTQVAELALERAKRLVEEGKDVVILLDSITRLARAYNLAIPTSGRTLSGGFDPVALYPPKRFFGAARNFEPFADAQGKPLKGSLTIIGTALVETGSRMDELIYEEFKGTGNMELHLSRKLSERRIFPSIDIKRSGTRQEQLLFKEGEYEKIVTMRRMIDVLDENEATEVMLERIIKSSNNAEFLKSLGK, from the coding sequence ATGGTTGTTAAGAAAAATCAGCCAAAGGTTGATCGGCCCTTGGCCGAGGTTGACAAGGGCGTTTCGGTGGATGATTTAGTGGGAGGCGTAGCCCCGGTAGCCCCGGTAGCCCCGGTTGTACCAGCAGCGGCTCCGGTTGTTCAATCAGCGCCGGTAGTACAAGCTTACAGGCCGGTGATGACTAATCGGCCGGCTTATAGAAAACCTTATATGAACCGTAGGCCGATGGCTAGACCATACAGACCGCAGGGTAATAATTCTAATTTTAACGGCTACGTGGATAACCGGGTAATTCCCGATGCGGATTTGCCGACCGAGGAAGTGTCCGGCATGCTGGAGATGTTTCCGGAAGGTCACGGCTTATTGCGGCCGGATTTTTCGCCCTCCACAAGAGATATCTATATTTCTTCCACCCAAATTAAAAGATTTAATTTGCGGCCCGGAGACGTGATCACCGGACCGGCCCGGCAACCGAAAGACAATGAGCGGTATTGGGGCCTGTTAAAAGTCGAAAAAGTAAACGGGAGAGTGTTTGAAGAAGGGTTAAAACGGCCGGTGTTTGACCGCTTAACCCCGATTTTCCCGGACGAAAGATTAAATTTGGAATATGACAAAAAGAAAATTACGGCGCGGGTAATTGATTTAGTGGCGCCGATCGGTAAAGGCCAAAGAGGTTTAATTGTGTCGCCGCCAAAAGCGGGAAAAACGACAGTCTTAAAAGATATTGCTGAAGGTATTGCGGCTAATCACCCCAAAGTGGTGTTAATGGCCGTTTTAGTGGGTGAGCGGCCGGAAGAAGTTACCGATATCCGGCGGCACGTTAAAGGAGAAGTGGCGGCCAGCAATTTTGACGAAGCGGCTCAGCGACAGACACAGGTAGCGGAATTAGCCTTGGAAAGAGCGAAAAGATTAGTGGAAGAGGGAAAAGATGTGGTAATTTTATTGGACTCAATTACCCGGTTGGCCCGGGCGTACAACTTGGCGATCCCGACGTCGGGAAGGACTTTGTCCGGCGGATTTGATCCGGTGGCTTTGTATCCACCGAAGCGGTTTTTCGGGGCGGCCAGAAATTTTGAACCCTTCGCTGACGCTCAGGGCAAGCCGCTCAAAGGTTCGTTGACGATTATCGGGACAGCCTTGGTGGAAACCGGCTCCAGAATGGACGAGCTGATTTACGAAGAGTTTAAAGGTACCGGCAATATGGAACTGCATTTGTCCCGTAAGTTGTCCGAGCGGCGGATTTTTCCGTCAATTGATATTAAGCGCTCTGGTACCAGGCAGGAGCAGTTGTTATTTAAAGAGGGTGAGTACGAAAAAATCGTGACCATGCGGCGGATGATTGACGTCTTAGATGAAAATGAAGCGACCGAAGTGATGCTGGAGCGGATTATAAAAAGCAGTAACAACGCCGAGTTTTTGAAAAGTTTGGGGAAGTAA
- a CDS encoding class E sortase, with product MSVVVFSRKRNHIKKNLIHIGRGILLGTVLVLATMILLPFSVGKQQAIKRLKELKTNQITFNDLLRLDAAEALKVTPLSYFSLEIPKIGAAAKVLANVNSVDRKEYESALKQGVAHAAGTYLPGMGGSVTLFAHSTDSEANVSLYNAVFYRLDELVKGDEIIVWFLGEKKAYRVVGSEVVPVNDTSVFQAEKNGEKLYLVTCTPRGTTKNRLVVEAQ from the coding sequence ATGTCTGTTGTTGTTTTTTCCCGCAAAAGAAATCATATCAAGAAAAACTTAATTCATATCGGCAGGGGAATATTATTGGGGACAGTGTTAGTGTTAGCGACGATGATTTTATTGCCATTTTCCGTGGGTAAACAGCAAGCGATTAAGCGTTTAAAAGAGTTAAAAACCAACCAGATTACTTTTAATGATTTATTAAGACTGGATGCGGCCGAAGCCTTAAAGGTAACGCCATTAAGTTATTTTAGTTTGGAAATACCGAAGATCGGCGCGGCGGCCAAAGTGTTGGCCAATGTCAACAGCGTTGATAGGAAAGAGTATGAGTCAGCCTTAAAACAAGGGGTGGCCCATGCGGCCGGAACTTATCTGCCGGGCATGGGTGGGAGCGTGACTTTATTTGCCCATTCAACCGATAGTGAAGCCAACGTCAGTTTATATAACGCGGTGTTTTACCGCTTGGATGAGTTGGTGAAAGGGGATGAAATAATTGTCTGGTTTTTAGGGGAGAAAAAGGCTTACCGGGTGGTGGGGTCAGAGGTGGTACCAGTCAATGATACGAGTGTGTTTCAAGCGGAGAAGAACGGAGAAAAGTTATATTTAGTGACCTGTACACCGAGAGGGACAACCAAGAATCGATTAGTGGTGGAGGCGCAGTAG
- a CDS encoding S1 RNA-binding domain-containing protein has protein sequence MPAKKKVKKVVKVTKVAKVSKVAKKTVSKREPQTMDELLKQTGYNLKGLKKGQLVEGVITDITKKVILIDIGAKTEGVVTDKEYEAAKEMLANMKVGDKVQAYVGSPESERGQILLSLRQAIMDKRWEVFEQALKTGEVVDVFGLEVNKGGIIVKAKGVRGFVPSSQFGREFLGKLTELQNQSFNVKVIEVDRTKNRLIFSEKAVSEKAALAHQAEALKEVKVGDILEGMVSGIMPFGVFVRANIKKLFLEGLVHISEISWEKVDNPANFFKAGDKIKVKVIGVDAKSSRLNLSVKQLGDDPWLKMAEKYSEGTKVTGEITRLAAYGAFVSLEAGVDGLIHISKIPSEKEFKVGQKIDCFVESVDAFHRRMSLSLALTTKPVGYK, from the coding sequence ATGCCAGCGAAGAAAAAAGTAAAAAAAGTAGTAAAAGTAACCAAAGTAGCAAAAGTAAGCAAGGTAGCCAAGAAAACTGTTTCTAAGCGCGAGCCCCAGACAATGGATGAGCTCCTCAAGCAAACGGGATATAACCTTAAAGGTTTGAAAAAAGGCCAGTTGGTGGAAGGGGTGATTACCGATATTACTAAGAAAGTAATCCTCATCGATATTGGCGCTAAAACCGAAGGCGTGGTGACGGATAAAGAGTATGAAGCGGCCAAGGAGATGCTAGCCAACATGAAAGTCGGCGATAAGGTTCAGGCCTATGTGGGCAGTCCGGAAAGCGAGCGCGGTCAGATTTTACTGTCTTTGAGGCAGGCGATTATGGATAAGCGCTGGGAAGTGTTTGAGCAAGCCTTAAAAACAGGCGAAGTGGTGGATGTTTTCGGTTTGGAAGTTAATAAAGGTGGGATTATTGTTAAAGCTAAAGGCGTGCGTGGTTTTGTGCCGTCTTCACAGTTCGGCCGGGAATTTTTAGGCAAACTGACGGAACTGCAAAATCAAAGCTTTAACGTTAAAGTAATTGAGGTTGACCGGACCAAAAACCGGCTGATTTTTAGTGAAAAAGCGGTGTCGGAAAAAGCGGCTTTGGCTCACCAAGCCGAAGCATTAAAAGAGGTAAAAGTCGGCGATATTTTAGAAGGCATGGTGTCCGGCATTATGCCGTTTGGAGTGTTTGTGAGGGCGAATATCAAGAAATTATTTTTAGAAGGTTTAGTGCACATCAGCGAGATTTCCTGGGAAAAGGTGGATAATCCGGCCAACTTCTTTAAGGCCGGAGACAAGATAAAAGTTAAAGTGATCGGGGTGGATGCCAAGAGCTCGAGACTGAATTTGTCAGTGAAACAGCTGGGTGATGATCCCTGGCTGAAAATGGCGGAGAAGTACAGTGAAGGCACAAAGGTCACCGGCGAGATTACCCGGTTGGCGGCCTATGGTGCGTTTGTCAGCCTGGAAGCGGGAGTGGACGGGTTAATCCATATCAGCAAGATCCCGTCGGAAAAAGAGTTTAAAGTTGGTCAAAAGATTGATTGTTTTGTGGAGAGTGTGGATGCGTTCCATAGACGGATGAGCCTGTCATTGGCTCTGACGACAAAACCAGTAGGTTATAAATAA